From the Streptomyces sp. Sge12 genome, the window GTCGCGATGCTCGGCTTCGAGGTCACGGGCACCGAGATCCACTACAACGTGCCGCTCACGATCCTCAGCCTGCTCGTCGCCGTGCTGGTCGTCGGCGCCGGAGTCTTCGCCGTCGGCTACGGCAAGGACCGCAGGCGGTCCCTCGTACTCGGCGGCCTCACCACCGGGCTCGGCGTCGCCAGCATGCACTACCTGGGCATGGCGGCCCTGCGCCTGCACGGCGAGATCTCCTACGACCCGCTCGCCGTCGGACTCTCCGTGGCCATCGCCGTGATCGCGGCGACCGCCGCCCTGTGGGCCGCGCTCAACATCAAGTCGCCGGTGGCGGTCGCCGTGGCCTCGCTCGTCATGGGCGCCGCCGTGAGCAGCATGCACTACACGGGGATGATGGCCGTCGCCGTCAGCGTCAGCCCGGCGGACACGGCCCTGCCCGGCGCCACGGCCATGCAGTTCATCTTCCCGCTCGCCGTCGGGCTCGGCTCCTACCTCTTCATCACCGCCGCCTTCGTCGCGCTCTCCCCGACGGTGGGCGAGCGCGACGCCTCCGCCTCGGTCCGCCACCTGGGGGAGCCCACCGTGACCGCCCACTGAGCGGGCCGATCGGCGCCGCCCCGGCCCCGCCCGCGCCCGGCCCCGCCCGCGCTCCGGCCCCGCCCGCGCCCCGGCCCCGTAGGACCGCCCGCGCCCCGTAGGACCGGCCCCCCACCTCACCGCCGTACCGCACCCGTAAGCACCGCCCCGGAACGAGGAGCCCATGCGAACACCCCGCAGAAAACCGGAAGCAGCGGCGCCGCGGCTGCCCGCGCCCCCGGCACGCGGCCGCCGGGCCCACGCCGGGCCGCCGGCCGAGGAACCGGCGGAACTCCGGTCCCACCAGCCCCAGCCGGCCGCCGCGCGCACGAGCGGACCCCGGCTGAGGCTGCGCCCCGCCACCGTCCGCGCCAAGATCGTCTCGCTGCTGATGGTCCCGGTCGTCTCGCTCCTCGCCCTCTGGGCCTTCGCCACCGTCAACACCGCCCAGGACATGGCCCGGCTCAGCCGCATCCACCAGGTCGACGCCGAGATACGCACGCCCGTCGCCGCCGCGGTCACCGAGTTGCAGGCCGAACGGCGCGCCGCCGTCCGCCTGCTGGCCGACCCGGCCGCCGCCGACCCGGGCGCCCTGGACCAGCAGGCCCGGCGCACCGACGCCGCCGTCCAGCGGCTGCGGCTCGGCGACCGCCACACCGTCGCCGACTCCGGCGACTACCGCTCCGACATCGTGGTCCGGCTGGAGGAGTTCGTCGCCGCGGCCGAAGGCCTCGGATCCGCCCGCAAGGACATCACCGACCGCCGTGCCACCCCCGAGGCCGCCCACGCGATCTACACCCGCGTGGTCGACTCCGCCTTCGCCGTCGGCGGCGCCCTGACCGGCGGGGAGGCCGCCGAACTCGGCCCCGACGCCCGCGTCCTGCTCGAATTCGCCCGCGCCGCGGAACTGCTGTCCCGGGAGGACGCGCTGCTCGCCGCCCCGGGCCCGCGCACCGCCGAAACGCTTCGGCAGCTGACCGGCGCCATCGAGTCCCGCCGCGCGCTCACCGACGCCTCGGCCCGCGACCTCCCTGCCGCCCAGCAGGCCGCCTGGGAATCCGCCGCCAAGAGCGCCGCGTACGCTGACCTCACCGGCGCCGAGGACCGGGCGCTGGCCCTGGGCACCTCCAAGGACAGCCGCGGGGCGCCCACCGGATGGGAGGGCGCCCACAACGCCATCGCCTCCTCGATGCGCGAGATCCAGCAGAGCGCGCAGGCCGCGGCCGCCGACCGGGCCGACCCGCTCGCCGACGGGGCGCTCACCCCGGCGGGAGCCGCCGTACTGCTCGGCCTGGCGGCCGTCGCGGCCTCCCTCGTCATCTCGGTCCGGATCGGCCGGGCCCTGGTCGTCGAACTCGTCTCGCTGCGCAACACCGCCCTGGAGATCGCCCACCGCAAACTGCCGCAGGCGATGGAACGGCTGCGAGCCGGCCAGGAGATCGACGTCGCCGCCGAGACCCCGCCCGGGCCGCCGGCCGAGGACGAGATCACCCAGGTCGGCGAGGCGCTCGGCACCGTCCACCGGGCCGCGCTCAGCGCCGCCGTCGAGCGCGCGGAACTCGCCAGCGGGATCTCCGGCGTCTTCGTCAACCTCGCCCGCCGCAGCCAGGTCCTCGTGCACAAGCAGCTCACCCTGCTCGACTCGATGGAACGGCGCGCCGACGACCCGAACGAGCTCGGCGACCTCTTCCGGCTCGACCACCTGACCACGCGGATGCGCCGGCACGCGGAAAGCCTGATCATCCTGTCGGGTGCCAGTCCCGGCCGGGCCTGGCGGATGCCGGTCCCCCTCACGAACGTCGTGCGGGCCGCGGTCTCCGAGATCGAGGACTACCCGCGGATCGAGGTCCGCCAGCTCGCCGAGGCCGCCGTGGTCGGGGGCGCCGTCGCCGACCTCACCCACCTGCTCGCCGAACTCATCGAGAACGCCGCCCAGTTCTCCCCGCCGCACACCAAGGTCCGCGTCAGCGGCGAACCCGTCGGGACCGGCTACGTCCTGGAGGTCGAGGACCGCGGACTCGGCATGGGCCGCGAATCCCTGAACGACGCCAACCGGCGCATCGAGCAGTCGGAGTCCCTCGACCTGTTCGACAGCGACCGGCTCGGGCTCTTCGTGGTCAGCCGCCTCTCGGCCCGCCACGGAGTGAAGGTGCACCTGCGCACCTCGCCCTACGGGGGCACCACCGCGGTGGTGCTCCTGCCGAACTCCATGCTCCAGGGCGCGATCACGGCCGGAGCCGCCCCGGGGCGCTCCGCCCGCACCGCCCCGGGGTCCGCCCCCGGCGCCGCCTCCGCCACGGCTCCCGGACCCGAGGCGGCGGCCGTGCCGCAGACCGCCGCTGCGGACCCGTCCGCAGCGGCGAAGGACGCGCCGCAGGCGGCTCCGAAGACAGCTCCGAAGGTGGTCGTCATGGCCGAACAGCCACCCGCCATGACCGTCGTGCGGGAGGACGCGCGCGCCTCCGTACCGGCCGCGGCCCAGACCCCGGACCCGGCCCCCGTACGGGAGGAGCCGCGCCCGGCCCCGGTGGCCTCGCTGCGGCCGCGCGCCCCCGGTGGCGCGGCCGGCCGTCCCCCGGCCGCGACGCCCTCGGCCTCGGCGTCGGCGTCGGTGACGGAACTGCCGCGCCGGGTGCGTCAGGCCAGCCTCGTCCCCCAGCTCCGGGAGGCGCCCGCCGCCAAGGAACCGGCCGGCTCCCTCCTTCCCGAGGAGCCGCCGGGCCGCAGCCCGGAGCAGGCCCGGGACCGGATGGCGGCCTACCGGGCCGGCTGGGTCCGCGGCGAGCAGGAGAACTCCCCCCACGCAGGCAGCGAAGGAGAAGTGTGATGATCGAACACCAGAGAATCGGCCTCGACGGGGGCCGCAGGTCCGGCGAACTGGACTGGCTGCTCGACGACCTGGTGCACCGGGTCCGCGAGGTCCGGCACGCCGTGGTCCTCTCCAACGACGGCCTGGCGGTGGGCGCCTCC encodes:
- a CDS encoding MHYT domain-containing protein gives rise to the protein MGHLDHAAYGWLTPALSYVMASIGAALGLRCTVRALAATGASRRNWLLTAASAIGTGIWTMHFVAMLGFEVTGTEIHYNVPLTILSLLVAVLVVGAGVFAVGYGKDRRRSLVLGGLTTGLGVASMHYLGMAALRLHGEISYDPLAVGLSVAIAVIAATAALWAALNIKSPVAVAVASLVMGAAVSSMHYTGMMAVAVSVSPADTALPGATAMQFIFPLAVGLGSYLFITAAFVALSPTVGERDASASVRHLGEPTVTAH
- a CDS encoding sensor histidine kinase, with protein sequence MRTPRRKPEAAAPRLPAPPARGRRAHAGPPAEEPAELRSHQPQPAAARTSGPRLRLRPATVRAKIVSLLMVPVVSLLALWAFATVNTAQDMARLSRIHQVDAEIRTPVAAAVTELQAERRAAVRLLADPAAADPGALDQQARRTDAAVQRLRLGDRHTVADSGDYRSDIVVRLEEFVAAAEGLGSARKDITDRRATPEAAHAIYTRVVDSAFAVGGALTGGEAAELGPDARVLLEFARAAELLSREDALLAAPGPRTAETLRQLTGAIESRRALTDASARDLPAAQQAAWESAAKSAAYADLTGAEDRALALGTSKDSRGAPTGWEGAHNAIASSMREIQQSAQAAAADRADPLADGALTPAGAAVLLGLAAVAASLVISVRIGRALVVELVSLRNTALEIAHRKLPQAMERLRAGQEIDVAAETPPGPPAEDEITQVGEALGTVHRAALSAAVERAELASGISGVFVNLARRSQVLVHKQLTLLDSMERRADDPNELGDLFRLDHLTTRMRRHAESLIILSGASPGRAWRMPVPLTNVVRAAVSEIEDYPRIEVRQLAEAAVVGGAVADLTHLLAELIENAAQFSPPHTKVRVSGEPVGTGYVLEVEDRGLGMGRESLNDANRRIEQSESLDLFDSDRLGLFVVSRLSARHGVKVHLRTSPYGGTTAVVLLPNSMLQGAITAGAAPGRSARTAPGSAPGAASATAPGPEAAAVPQTAAADPSAAAKDAPQAAPKTAPKVVVMAEQPPAMTVVREDARASVPAAAQTPDPAPVREEPRPAPVASLRPRAPGGAAGRPPAATPSASASASVTELPRRVRQASLVPQLREAPAAKEPAGSLLPEEPPGRSPEQARDRMAAYRAGWVRGEQENSPHAGSEGEV